The Antarcticibacterium sp. 1MA-6-2 genome has a window encoding:
- a CDS encoding metallophosphoesterase, whose protein sequence is MKRRNFIQATAATGAFIGLGGLSLSFAESSRKHITILHTNDVHSHIEPFGPDNTRNPNMGGVARRATLIERIRQENPNTLLLDAGDIFQGTPFFNFYGGELEFKLMTKMKYDAATIGNHDFDNGIEGFYSQLPHADFQFISSNYDFSNTILDGHVLPYKVLERDGVKIGIFGLGIQLEGLVSEHLYKETKYLDPIEISEEMVRFLREQKKCDLVICLSHLGFDYKSGAISDVKLAQKTKGIDLIIGGHTHTFLEKPEVLQNLEGKQVIVNQVGCYGLYLGRIDFYLDSDKMISTKGLQISV, encoded by the coding sequence ATGAAAAGGAGAAATTTTATCCAGGCTACGGCAGCGACAGGAGCATTTATAGGATTGGGAGGTCTTTCACTTTCTTTTGCTGAAAGTTCCCGAAAACACATTACGATCCTGCACACGAATGATGTCCATAGCCACATAGAACCTTTTGGCCCCGACAACACCAGGAATCCTAATATGGGTGGTGTCGCCAGGAGAGCAACTTTAATAGAAAGAATTCGGCAGGAAAATCCCAATACTTTATTGCTGGACGCGGGAGATATTTTCCAGGGAACTCCATTTTTTAATTTCTATGGGGGAGAGTTGGAATTTAAGCTGATGACTAAGATGAAATACGACGCTGCAACAATAGGAAATCACGATTTTGACAACGGAATTGAAGGTTTTTACTCTCAGTTACCACATGCCGATTTTCAATTTATTTCTTCAAATTACGATTTTAGCAATACCATCCTTGATGGCCACGTTCTTCCTTATAAAGTTCTGGAACGGGACGGAGTAAAAATTGGAATTTTTGGCTTGGGTATTCAATTAGAAGGGCTTGTTAGTGAACATCTCTACAAAGAAACCAAGTATCTTGACCCGATTGAAATCTCAGAAGAAATGGTAAGGTTCCTGAGAGAACAAAAGAAATGTGACCTGGTTATTTGCCTTTCCCACCTGGGCTTCGACTATAAATCAGGTGCAATCTCTGATGTTAAGCTGGCGCAGAAGACAAAAGGAATTGACCTTATCATTGGTGGCCATACCCATACCTTCCTAGAAAAACCCGAAGTTCTTCAAAATCTTGAAGGGAAACAGGTGATTGTAAATCAGGTAGGTTGTTATGGCCTCTATTTAGGCCGAATAGACTTTTACCTTGACAGCGACAAAATGATATCCACAAAAGGACTTCAAATCTCAGTATAA
- a CDS encoding 5'-nucleotidase C-terminal domain-containing protein, with protein sequence MSQRFLCLFLLVACSYSCKKENFKPVEISSKRFSIDSNIPSETSIANFIKPYSEHINRSLDSTIAFNPLNLDKKDGELNTALGNLMADIVMEQANLPFKDQTGKEIDIVLLNHGGIRAAIDKGPVTARTAYQLMPFENEIVVAELTGNRIKEMIAYLENNRTAHPISGMTIKMDEDFKVINAEVQNLPIEDEKKYFVATSDYLQQGGDNMIFLKDPVNLYRTGYKIRNAIIDYFNKIDTIQTQRDGRYIRITN encoded by the coding sequence ATGTCCCAACGCTTTTTGTGCCTCTTCCTTTTAGTTGCCTGCTCCTATTCCTGCAAAAAGGAGAATTTTAAACCTGTTGAAATTTCTTCTAAAAGATTTTCTATTGACAGCAACATTCCTTCTGAAACTTCCATAGCCAATTTTATAAAACCTTACTCAGAGCATATTAATCGCAGCCTTGACAGTACAATAGCTTTTAACCCTCTAAATCTTGATAAGAAAGACGGGGAACTAAATACTGCATTAGGAAATCTAATGGCCGATATAGTTATGGAACAAGCAAATCTTCCTTTTAAGGACCAGACAGGAAAAGAGATAGATATTGTTCTTCTTAACCACGGTGGAATAAGAGCCGCAATAGACAAAGGTCCTGTTACAGCCCGAACAGCTTACCAGTTAATGCCCTTTGAAAATGAAATTGTAGTAGCCGAGTTGACCGGGAACAGGATCAAGGAAATGATCGCTTACCTCGAAAACAACCGAACCGCACATCCCATTAGTGGAATGACAATTAAAATGGATGAAGATTTTAAAGTGATCAATGCAGAGGTACAGAATTTGCCTATAGAAGATGAAAAAAAATATTTTGTTGCAACATCAGATTATTTACAACAGGGTGGTGATAATATGATTTTCCTGAAAGATCCTGTGAATTTATACAGAACAGGTTATAAGATTAGGAATGCTATAATAGATTACTTTAATAAGATTGACACCATTCAAACCCAAAGGGACGGTCGCTATATAAGAATTACCAATTGA
- a CDS encoding DUF6913 domain-containing protein, with product MILNRFKLAAARRKIAQIVSEQEPTTFTGEVKSLGIILDNKNKSARKELEEIKTKLKIADSNFRVVLFTGNDKN from the coding sequence ATGATCCTAAACCGATTTAAACTCGCGGCAGCGAGAAGAAAAATTGCACAAATCGTATCTGAGCAGGAACCCACCACCTTTACCGGGGAAGTGAAATCTTTAGGTATAATCCTGGACAATAAAAATAAAAGCGCCAGAAAGGAATTAGAGGAGATCAAGACCAAACTTAAAATTGCCGACAGCAATTTTCGGGTAGTACTATTTACTGGAAATGATAAAAACTAA
- a CDS encoding DUF6913 domain-containing protein: protein MTAYCDAGIKVGRYQQNQALYDLILQTEGDVSLFVDELLKYLKLIKRI, encoded by the coding sequence TTGACTGCTTACTGCGATGCAGGGATTAAAGTTGGAAGGTATCAACAGAATCAGGCTCTTTATGATCTGATTTTACAAACTGAAGGTGACGTTTCCCTTTTTGTAGACGAGTTATTGAAATATTTAAAACTGATTAAACGAATTTGA
- a CDS encoding outer membrane protein assembly factor BamD, protein MKKFLLLSGIFLMLVSCSEYQKVLKEAEPGEKYALAEKLYTEAKAEDSKSKFRKALRLFEQIVPQYRGKPQGEKVTFLFADTYYELGQDYLAGYQFERFVQAYPNSERVEEAQFKSARSYYFLSPRYDLDQTDTYKAIAELQKYIDAYPEGEYLKEANELAKDLRIKVEKKAYEIAKNYHHTQNYKSAIIAFTNFINEYPGTPFREAAAYYRFDSAYQLAINSYQYLMEERLKTAKEHYDSYIKSYPAGSEYYEPIQASYRDLDSRLQNF, encoded by the coding sequence ATGAAAAAATTTTTATTGTTATCAGGTATTTTTCTAATGCTTGTTTCCTGCAGCGAATATCAAAAGGTGCTGAAAGAGGCTGAACCGGGAGAAAAATATGCACTTGCCGAAAAACTCTATACTGAAGCTAAGGCAGAAGACAGTAAATCTAAGTTCCGGAAGGCTTTGAGATTGTTTGAACAAATTGTTCCGCAGTACAGGGGGAAACCGCAGGGAGAAAAAGTTACTTTTCTCTTTGCTGATACTTATTATGAACTGGGACAGGATTATCTTGCAGGTTATCAGTTTGAACGTTTTGTTCAGGCTTACCCTAACAGCGAGCGGGTAGAAGAAGCTCAGTTTAAAAGTGCAAGGAGCTATTACTTCCTTTCCCCACGATATGACCTTGATCAAACCGATACCTATAAAGCTATTGCTGAACTTCAGAAATATATAGATGCATATCCTGAAGGTGAATATTTAAAAGAAGCAAATGAGCTGGCTAAGGATCTTAGGATCAAGGTTGAGAAGAAAGCTTATGAAATAGCAAAGAATTACCACCATACCCAGAATTATAAATCGGCTATTATAGCATTTACCAATTTTATCAACGAATACCCCGGCACTCCTTTTAGAGAGGCAGCAGCTTATTACCGTTTTGATTCTGCATACCAGCTGGCAATAAATAGCTACCAATATTTAATGGAAGAACGTCTTAAGACGGCTAAAGAACATTACGATAGTTATATAAAATCTTACCCTGCGGGAAGCGAATATTATGAGCCTATTCAGGCTTCTTACCGGGACCTCGACTCAAGATTACAAAATTTTTAA
- a CDS encoding DNA-directed RNA polymerase subunit omega: protein MDLKKINAPINTTTIDKNLVDAPTNNIYEAIAVISKRATQINSEIKKELLEKLDEFATYNDSLDEIFENKEQIEVSKFYEKLPKPHSLAVQEWLEDKIYYRNTKDTEDQ, encoded by the coding sequence ATGGATTTAAAAAAGATCAATGCGCCAATAAACACTACCACTATCGATAAGAACCTGGTAGACGCTCCAACAAATAATATTTACGAGGCGATTGCGGTAATTTCTAAAAGAGCAACTCAGATCAATTCTGAAATTAAAAAGGAGCTTTTAGAGAAATTAGATGAATTCGCTACTTACAATGATAGTTTGGATGAGATCTTCGAGAACAAGGAGCAAATAGAAGTTTCCAAGTTTTACGAGAAATTACCTAAGCCACATTCTCTTGCAGTGCAGGAGTGGTTGGAAGACAAAATATACTACAGGAATACAAAAGATACCGAGGACCAATAA
- a CDS encoding DUF4835 family protein, producing MNRIAILILLFFVSYVVPAQELNCEVVVNSDQTGQANLTVFNTLQRSLSEFVNQTTWTNREFEPNERINCSIFINITSFDNESFTGTIQVQSSRPVFGSSLITPVFNFNDEQLSFNYREFEPLNYSQNAYSSNLVSVITFYVYTILGLDADTFELNGGTQYFEEANRIATTAQQGNMIGWRGSDGNRSRYRLNADLLSNAFSGYRAALYEYHRVGLDLMHKDPAVGKQSIANAIEGLKELNQSRPNSLLMRVFFDAKAQEIEQVFTAGPNVPVSNLVQTLNRVAPMYSENWRRIQM from the coding sequence ATGAATAGAATTGCAATACTTATTCTTTTATTTTTTGTTTCTTACGTAGTTCCTGCACAGGAACTTAATTGTGAGGTAGTGGTCAATTCCGATCAAACGGGACAGGCTAATCTTACTGTTTTTAATACGCTCCAGCGAAGCCTTTCTGAATTTGTAAACCAAACCACCTGGACAAATAGGGAGTTTGAACCTAATGAAAGGATAAACTGCAGTATCTTCATCAATATAACCTCTTTTGATAATGAATCTTTTACGGGAACTATCCAGGTGCAGTCTTCCCGCCCGGTTTTTGGATCCTCTTTAATTACACCTGTTTTCAATTTTAATGATGAGCAGTTGAGCTTTAACTACAGGGAATTTGAACCTTTAAACTATAGCCAGAATGCTTACTCTTCCAACCTGGTTTCTGTAATTACCTTTTATGTTTATACAATATTAGGACTTGATGCTGATACTTTTGAGCTGAACGGTGGAACCCAATATTTTGAAGAAGCGAATAGGATAGCTACAACTGCACAGCAGGGAAATATGATAGGCTGGCGTGGATCTGACGGTAACCGATCAAGGTACAGGCTTAATGCCGACCTCCTTTCAAATGCCTTTAGTGGTTATCGTGCTGCACTTTATGAATATCATCGCGTAGGACTGGACCTCATGCACAAGGATCCTGCTGTGGGCAAACAATCTATCGCAAATGCCATTGAAGGTTTAAAGGAGCTTAACCAAAGCAGGCCTAATTCATTGTTGATGCGGGTTTTCTTTGACGCTAAAGCACAGGAAATAGAGCAAGTTTTCACCGCCGGGCCTAATGTTCCAGTGTCAAACCTGGTACAAACACTTAACAGGGTGGCCCCAATGTATTCTGAAAACTGGAGGCGCATACAAATGTAA
- the recN gene encoding DNA repair protein RecN: MLTALSIKNYALIEDIKIDLQQGFTIITGETYAGKSIMLGALGLLLGKRADYSVIRNTQNKCVIEGTFDISNYNLLDFFKREDLDFEHVTIVRREILASGKSRAFINDTPVTLPILVKLGDLLIDIHGQHQTLSLGENQYQFQVLDVLARNRDLLLEYRRELRGLKKLEQDLTVLKEEQARAIKEHDYNVYLLTELEEAKLKAGMQEELEERYEELNNVEVLTEHLGSAVNQIRQEEIGSLSTLKEVRGSIGKISGLSSTYAGLQERVQSVIIELDDIAQELENSLERVEANPEELEEVNNKLQLIYNLQKKHAASTVEELLEITAALRQQVDMTENAEANLEQLQKEIQNKKLQISKIAAAIHKNREAVIPGFTKEVEKIISDLGMPNARLKIELVLQKEFFSNGQDQLSWFLSANKGGDYADIKKAASGGELSRIMLAVKSILAVNSKLPTIIFDEIDTGVSGDIAQKMGDILQKMGNTMQVISITHLPQIAGKGSSHFKIFKEDIGETTVTKIRELKTGERIEELAMMLGGDTKSESAMAHAKALLN; encoded by the coding sequence TTGCTCACAGCACTATCTATAAAAAATTACGCTCTTATTGAGGATATTAAAATTGATCTTCAACAGGGATTTACTATAATTACAGGAGAAACTTATGCCGGAAAGTCTATAATGCTTGGTGCTCTTGGCTTACTTCTGGGAAAACGCGCAGATTATAGTGTCATTAGGAATACCCAAAACAAATGTGTGATAGAGGGAACTTTTGATATTTCAAATTATAATCTTTTGGATTTTTTTAAAAGAGAAGATCTGGATTTTGAACATGTAACTATTGTTCGGCGGGAAATATTGGCATCTGGAAAATCGAGGGCGTTTATTAATGATACACCTGTTACTTTACCTATCCTGGTAAAACTGGGAGATCTTTTGATCGACATTCACGGTCAACATCAAACATTAAGTTTGGGTGAAAATCAATATCAGTTTCAGGTTTTAGATGTGCTTGCAAGAAACAGAGATCTTCTTTTGGAATATCGGCGGGAATTGCGAGGATTAAAAAAACTTGAGCAGGACCTTACGGTTTTGAAGGAAGAACAGGCAAGAGCAATTAAGGAACATGATTACAACGTTTATCTGCTCACAGAGCTTGAAGAGGCAAAGCTGAAGGCCGGAATGCAGGAGGAATTAGAAGAGCGGTATGAAGAATTAAACAACGTTGAAGTTCTTACTGAGCATCTCGGGAGTGCAGTTAACCAGATAAGACAGGAAGAAATAGGGAGTCTCTCCACCTTGAAAGAAGTAAGGGGAAGTATTGGAAAAATCTCTGGCTTATCTTCTACCTATGCAGGCTTGCAGGAGCGGGTTCAAAGCGTCATAATTGAACTGGATGATATTGCACAGGAATTGGAAAATTCTCTGGAGAGAGTAGAAGCTAATCCTGAAGAACTGGAGGAGGTGAACAATAAACTTCAGCTTATTTACAATCTTCAAAAGAAACACGCTGCTTCAACGGTAGAGGAACTTCTGGAAATTACGGCTGCTTTAAGGCAACAGGTTGATATGACCGAAAATGCTGAGGCAAACCTGGAACAACTTCAGAAGGAAATTCAGAATAAAAAACTGCAGATTAGTAAAATTGCTGCGGCAATTCACAAGAATCGCGAGGCTGTAATTCCTGGTTTTACAAAAGAAGTAGAGAAGATCATTAGTGATTTGGGAATGCCCAATGCAAGGCTAAAAATTGAGCTTGTGCTTCAAAAGGAATTTTTTTCAAATGGGCAGGACCAATTAAGCTGGTTTTTATCTGCCAACAAAGGAGGAGATTATGCCGATATAAAAAAAGCAGCATCAGGCGGAGAACTTTCCAGGATCATGCTGGCCGTAAAAAGTATTCTTGCTGTTAACAGTAAACTGCCTACTATTATTTTTGATGAAATAGACACAGGAGTTTCGGGAGATATTGCTCAAAAAATGGGAGATATTTTGCAGAAAATGGGGAATACCATGCAGGTAATTTCCATTACTCACCTTCCGCAGATTGCCGGAAAAGGTAGCAGCCACTTCAAAATATTCAAGGAAGATATTGGAGAAACTACTGTAACTAAGATAAGGGAGCTAAAAACCGGGGAACGTATAGAAGAACTGGCGATGATGTTAGGGGGAGACACCAAAAGTGAGTCTGCCATGGCTCACGCAAAAGCCCTACTCAATTAA
- a CDS encoding enoyl-ACP reductase yields MSYNLLKGKRGIIFGALDENSIAWKTAERVHEEGGTFVLTNAPIALRMGTLKSLGEKTNSEIIPADATNVEDLENLVEKAQEILGGKLDFVLHSIGMSVNVRKGNHYTDMNYDFTTKGWDISAVSFHKTMQVLYKKDAMNEWGSIVALTYMAAQRVFPDYNDMADNKAYLESIARSFGYFFGTEKKVRVNTISQSPTPTTAGQGVKGFDGFIAYADKMSPLGNATALECADYTVTLFSDLTKKVTLQNLYNDGGFSNMGVSQQVMQAFVKDQE; encoded by the coding sequence ATGTCATACAATCTACTAAAAGGAAAAAGAGGAATAATTTTCGGTGCGCTGGATGAGAACTCGATAGCATGGAAAACTGCTGAAAGAGTGCACGAAGAAGGAGGTACTTTTGTTTTAACCAATGCTCCTATTGCTTTAAGAATGGGAACTTTAAAAAGTTTAGGTGAAAAAACCAATTCTGAAATTATTCCTGCAGATGCAACAAATGTTGAAGATCTGGAAAATTTAGTAGAAAAGGCCCAGGAGATACTTGGCGGAAAACTGGATTTTGTTTTGCATTCCATTGGAATGTCGGTAAACGTGAGAAAAGGAAATCATTATACAGATATGAACTATGATTTTACTACAAAAGGCTGGGATATATCGGCTGTTTCTTTTCACAAAACTATGCAGGTTTTATATAAAAAAGACGCTATGAATGAGTGGGGAAGTATTGTTGCTCTTACTTATATGGCTGCACAACGTGTTTTTCCTGACTATAATGATATGGCCGACAATAAAGCGTATTTAGAGTCTATAGCAAGAAGCTTTGGTTACTTTTTTGGAACTGAGAAAAAAGTAAGGGTTAATACTATTTCCCAATCCCCAACCCCAACTACAGCAGGACAGGGAGTAAAAGGTTTTGACGGATTTATAGCTTATGCAGATAAAATGTCGCCTCTTGGAAATGCTACAGCACTGGAATGTGCAGATTATACAGTGACTTTATTTTCTGACCTTACTAAAAAAGTAACCCTTCAGAATTTATACAATGACGGCGGATTTTCAAATATGGGAGTTAGCCAGCAGGTTATGCAGGCATTTGTGAAGGATCAGGAATAG
- a CDS encoding CdaR family protein codes for MPKKNKNSTPLIKKGPLKTFLFFLGFSTVIWVFVQFSKQYTVTLQLPLEYINVPADKLLGPDNPKSLNIRMRDYGFNIALYKLLPPTLAIDISNATENGNVLVYDLEQQKPAIVSQINLEYEDANFLQPNLNIDFEQKAVKTVSVIPNIELNFAVGYSALEDIQLSPDTVRVSGPASILDTLEEVSTEPLRITNINSDLKGKVKLQTGNLENVSFFNDEVNFTLRTDKFTEGRVEIPIEVVNVPDNTNVVIFPREVVLFYQVSLKDFEKVKPSSFKVVVDFKNALASDGYLLAQVVQKPGIVNNVRLNEKRIQFVIKR; via the coding sequence ATGCCGAAAAAAAATAAAAATTCTACTCCGTTAATCAAGAAAGGACCGTTGAAGACATTTTTGTTCTTCCTTGGATTTTCTACGGTTATTTGGGTGTTTGTTCAATTTTCAAAGCAGTACACGGTAACCTTGCAATTACCTTTGGAATATATCAATGTTCCTGCAGATAAACTATTGGGTCCTGATAATCCCAAATCTCTTAATATAAGAATGAGGGATTATGGTTTTAACATTGCCCTGTATAAATTACTTCCTCCTACTTTGGCAATTGATATTAGCAATGCCACTGAAAATGGAAATGTCCTGGTGTATGACCTGGAACAACAAAAACCTGCGATAGTTTCCCAGATAAATTTAGAATATGAAGATGCAAATTTTCTTCAGCCCAATCTTAATATAGATTTTGAGCAAAAGGCGGTAAAAACGGTAAGTGTAATTCCTAATATAGAATTAAATTTTGCGGTGGGTTATTCCGCATTAGAAGATATACAGCTATCACCAGATACAGTAAGGGTAAGCGGGCCTGCCAGTATATTGGATACGCTTGAAGAAGTAAGCACTGAGCCTTTGCGAATTACCAACATCAACAGTGACCTTAAGGGAAAAGTAAAATTGCAAACCGGTAACCTGGAGAATGTTTCCTTTTTTAATGATGAGGTGAATTTTACACTTAGAACCGATAAATTTACTGAAGGAAGAGTAGAGATACCTATTGAAGTTGTAAATGTGCCAGATAATACTAATGTGGTGATTTTTCCCAGGGAAGTGGTTCTTTTTTATCAGGTAAGCCTGAAGGATTTTGAAAAAGTGAAGCCTTCTTCTTTTAAAGTAGTAGTAGATTTTAAAAACGCCCTGGCCAGTGATGGTTACCTTTTGGCGCAGGTAGTTCAAAAACCCGGAATAGTCAACAATGTTAGGCTTAATGAGAAAAGAATTCAATTTGTAATTAAGAGATGA
- the coaE gene encoding dephospho-CoA kinase (Dephospho-CoA kinase (CoaE) performs the final step in coenzyme A biosynthesis.), with translation MKTSARVKEQIIELLGSAAYKEDAPDTKFIASRVFSSADELQQLNMIIHPAVALDFKTWIKNQTTSYIIYEAAILFESGGYKKCDASILVTAPYEKRITRIKARDNSSEADIEARMQHQWDDEKKRKLANYEIKNTELSSTREQVRNLHEILLNPSKN, from the coding sequence ATGAAGACTTCAGCCAGGGTTAAGGAACAAATTATAGAACTCCTGGGTTCAGCAGCATATAAAGAGGATGCACCGGACACTAAATTTATCGCAAGCCGTGTCTTTTCTTCTGCAGATGAACTTCAGCAACTTAATATGATAATTCATCCTGCTGTAGCTTTAGACTTCAAAACCTGGATTAAAAATCAAACCACATCTTATATCATATACGAAGCGGCAATTCTCTTTGAAAGTGGTGGATATAAGAAATGTGATGCAAGCATTTTGGTCACCGCTCCTTATGAAAAAAGGATCACCCGTATCAAAGCCCGGGACAATTCTTCTGAAGCTGATATTGAGGCAAGAATGCAACATCAATGGGATGATGAGAAAAAGCGGAAACTGGCAAATTATGAGATAAAAAATACAGAATTATCTTCCACAAGAGAACAGGTGCGAAATCTTCACGAAATTCTCTTAAATCCTAGTAAAAATTAG
- a CDS encoding sensor histidine kinase KdpD has translation MNKKLFLLLVVLMSMSLIGIIFVQGYWIKSTVDDKEEQFSYNAKQVLINVSKELQNQELENFWFQFNQGDSADVALNEIALMEYFSSGKANGDNTLSDGIVEEDDKVSSDFLISERDSIEFAYILNESMDNILAGRNGESTLTTEEKIEQLMEMSEVQRNLLRTYISEFTSRMPIHKRVSEEQISALLTRELKNFNLDTEFEFGVYSSSLATKIHSDNFSLDYPATYSVPLYVDAVGNSNYQLLVNFTGKKKVVLSSVTLMAALSIMFTLIIVIAYSSALSQLIKQRQISQIKTDFINNMTHEFKTPIATINLALDAIKNPKIINDTEKVNRYLQMIRDENKRMNAQVENVLQISKLEKNELDLKKERLHLHDIIEEAITHVELIVEDRNGYVKTHFGALKSSVLANEDHLTNVVVNILDNAIKYSNDEPKIDIYTENVRNYIVLKVRDQGTGMSRAVQKKIFQKFYREHTGDIHNVKGHGLGLAYAKRILDDHHGTISVESERGKGSTFIIKLPLIT, from the coding sequence ATGAATAAAAAGTTATTCCTACTTCTCGTGGTGCTAATGAGTATGTCGCTTATTGGGATAATTTTTGTTCAGGGATATTGGATTAAGAGTACAGTTGACGATAAGGAAGAACAATTTTCATATAACGCCAAACAGGTATTGATTAATGTTTCCAAGGAATTACAAAATCAGGAGCTGGAAAACTTTTGGTTTCAATTTAACCAGGGGGATAGTGCAGATGTTGCTTTAAATGAAATAGCCTTAATGGAATATTTCAGCTCCGGAAAAGCAAATGGAGATAATACTTTGTCTGATGGTATAGTGGAAGAAGATGATAAAGTCTCTTCGGACTTCCTGATTTCTGAAAGGGACAGTATAGAGTTTGCTTATATTCTTAATGAAAGCATGGATAATATTCTGGCAGGAAGAAATGGAGAAAGCACCCTAACAACCGAGGAAAAGATTGAGCAGTTAATGGAGATGAGTGAGGTGCAAAGGAATTTGCTTCGCACCTATATATCAGAGTTCACATCCAGGATGCCCATACATAAAAGAGTTTCAGAAGAACAGATCTCTGCCCTATTAACCAGGGAACTTAAGAACTTTAATTTGGATACCGAGTTTGAATTTGGTGTTTACAGCAGTTCGCTGGCGACAAAAATTCATTCAGATAATTTTTCGCTGGATTATCCTGCAACTTATTCGGTTCCATTATATGTTGATGCCGTAGGAAACAGTAACTACCAATTGCTGGTGAATTTTACGGGAAAGAAAAAAGTAGTGTTATCCTCGGTAACCTTAATGGCAGCCCTCTCCATTATGTTTACTCTTATTATTGTAATTGCGTATTCTAGTGCCCTGTCACAGTTAATTAAACAGCGCCAGATCTCGCAAATAAAGACAGACTTTATAAATAATATGACCCATGAGTTTAAAACCCCTATTGCTACGATAAACCTTGCCCTGGATGCTATAAAGAATCCGAAGATAATTAACGATACCGAAAAGGTGAACCGTTATTTACAAATGATAAGGGATGAGAATAAAAGGATGAATGCCCAGGTAGAAAATGTTTTACAGATCTCAAAATTGGAGAAAAACGAGCTCGATCTAAAAAAGGAGCGGCTTCATTTGCACGATATTATTGAAGAAGCAATAACTCATGTAGAATTAATTGTAGAGGACAGGAACGGTTATGTAAAAACACATTTTGGAGCGTTAAAATCGTCGGTCCTCGCAAATGAAGACCATTTGACCAATGTTGTGGTTAATATCCTCGACAATGCCATCAAATATTCTAATGACGAACCAAAGATTGATATTTATACAGAAAATGTTCGCAACTATATTGTATTGAAAGTAAGGGACCAGGGAACAGGAATGAGCAGGGCAGTCCAAAAGAAAATTTTTCAGAAATTTTATCGTGAACATACAGGAGATATACATAACGTCAAAGGCCATGGATTAGGTTTGGCCTATGCGAAAAGAATCCTTGACGATCACCATGGAACCATATCTGTGGAAAGTGAGAGAGGCAAGGGGAGTACATTTATAATTAAATTACCATTAATAACGTAG
- a CDS encoding response regulator transcription factor — METENKKILLVEDDPNFGTVLKDYLAMNDYEVTHAKNGMEGFEKFKKDDFDLCILDVMMPYKDGFTLAKEIRDKNEEIPIIFLTAKAMKEDVLKGYKVGADDYLNKPFDSEVLLMKIKAIMQRKATDSVADSKQFEFQIGGFHLNSKLRFLTFKDEEPSKLSPKENELLRLLALHENDLMPRELALTKIWRDDNYFTSRSMDVYIAKLRKYLKKDENVEILNIHGEGFRLVVKNKEATEA, encoded by the coding sequence ATGGAAACTGAAAACAAAAAGATTTTATTAGTTGAAGACGATCCAAACTTTGGAACGGTACTAAAGGACTACCTGGCAATGAATGATTACGAAGTCACACATGCCAAGAATGGAATGGAAGGTTTTGAAAAATTTAAAAAAGATGATTTTGATTTATGCATTCTGGATGTGATGATGCCATACAAGGATGGTTTTACCCTTGCAAAGGAAATTCGCGATAAGAATGAGGAAATCCCAATCATTTTCTTAACTGCCAAGGCAATGAAAGAAGATGTATTGAAAGGATATAAGGTTGGGGCAGATGATTACCTGAACAAACCATTTGACAGCGAGGTGCTTTTAATGAAAATTAAAGCGATCATGCAGCGCAAAGCTACAGACAGTGTGGCTGATAGTAAGCAGTTCGAATTCCAGATAGGAGGTTTTCACCTTAACTCAAAACTTAGGTTCCTTACTTTTAAGGATGAAGAGCCGAGCAAGCTCTCTCCTAAAGAGAATGAGTTACTGCGTCTACTGGCATTACACGAAAATGATTTGATGCCAAGAGAGCTTGCATTAACAAAAATATGGAGAGATGACAACTATTTCACCTCCCGAAGTATGGACGTATATATTGCCAAGTTGCGTAAGTACCTGAAAAAGGATGAAAATGTTGAGATCCTAAACATCCACGGGGAAGGATTTAGACTAGTGGTCAAGAATAAAGAGGCTACTGAAGCATAA